In Exiguobacterium sibiricum 7-3, a genomic segment contains:
- a CDS encoding RNA polymerase factor sigma-54, translating to MEQRQEQAQRLVMSAAQLYQLTVLEETQAELEERLYRIIRRAGRTKHNGRKMIPPDLEQVADRIDSFEAELLRQIRLESVRQEIRYMAEQLIMYLDADGLLRTTDVRLAVLLDSEEPMIRQARQLLQQCEPTGIAARSEAECRLLHAMELEEDRLIDLVAELSEGRSLKDVLEKIDDGTERRHMKRRIERLPKTPVLPTSTTRTIPEADVAWVDGQAQINWYGLTLDTSWTDLEEATPFLSAYERRRKTLHAILDVIVARQIRWFKGELHLEPLTKKEVAEQTGYHPSTIGRAIVNKTIRTIQGTLELENFFVSKTQSGTSSFLIKARMAQLIQEATAPLSDQQIVNRLDLEGIQVARRTVAKYRASLNLTRSDMTKRREANE from the coding sequence ATGGAACAGAGACAGGAACAAGCGCAACGTCTCGTGATGTCGGCAGCCCAGTTGTATCAATTGACGGTTTTGGAAGAAACGCAGGCGGAACTCGAGGAACGGCTGTACCGAATCATCCGTCGTGCCGGACGGACCAAACATAATGGAAGAAAAATGATTCCACCGGATTTAGAGCAAGTCGCCGACCGGATCGACTCGTTTGAAGCGGAACTTCTTCGGCAAATACGTTTAGAATCGGTCAGACAGGAAATAAGATATATGGCGGAACAACTCATCATGTACTTAGACGCGGATGGATTACTCAGAACGACAGACGTACGATTAGCGGTCTTGCTTGATAGTGAGGAGCCGATGATCAGGCAAGCACGACAACTGCTCCAGCAATGTGAACCTACCGGAATTGCGGCACGCTCGGAAGCAGAGTGTCGCCTGTTGCATGCCATGGAGCTTGAAGAAGATCGTTTAATTGATTTGGTTGCAGAGCTGTCAGAAGGACGGTCTCTGAAAGATGTGCTGGAAAAAATCGATGACGGGACAGAGCGGAGACACATGAAGCGACGGATTGAACGGTTGCCGAAAACACCGGTCTTACCGACATCGACCACCAGAACGATACCGGAAGCCGATGTCGCGTGGGTGGACGGTCAGGCGCAAATTAATTGGTACGGCTTAACGCTCGATACGTCCTGGACGGATCTTGAGGAAGCAACACCTTTTTTGAGCGCTTATGAACGACGACGCAAGACACTGCATGCGATTCTAGACGTCATAGTAGCACGGCAAATCCGTTGGTTCAAAGGGGAACTCCATTTAGAACCGTTGACGAAAAAAGAGGTCGCCGAACAAACGGGATACCATCCTTCGACGATTGGTCGGGCGATCGTCAACAAAACGATCCGGACGATTCAGGGGACCCTTGAGCTTGAGAATTTTTTCGTATCGAAGACGCAAAGTGGCACATCGAGCTTTTTAATCAAGGCCCGAATGGCACAATTGATTCAGGAAGCGACCGCGCCGCTGTCGGATCAACAGATCGTCAACCGTCTCGACCTGGAAGGCATCCAAGTCGCAAGACGGACAGTCGCGAAGTATCGAGCGAGTCTGAACTTGACCCGGTCCGACATGACGAAACGACGAGAGGCGAATGAATGA
- a CDS encoding glutaredoxin family protein — MMPSKEHTTLTLYSRPGCTLCEEAAFLLDFVLDEFPDWTFEEINIEEDAALSLRFLYEIPVVMHESEIWSYGKFETEAIRNRLLEKS; from the coding sequence ATGATGCCATCAAAAGAACACACGACCTTAACACTGTATTCACGTCCCGGATGTACGCTATGTGAGGAAGCCGCCTTCTTACTTGATTTCGTACTTGATGAATTCCCGGATTGGACGTTCGAAGAAATTAACATTGAAGAAGATGCTGCGCTCAGTCTCCGGTTTTTATATGAAATTCCTGTCGTGATGCATGAGTCTGAAATTTGGAGTTATGGCAAATTTGAGACGGAGGCGATAAGAAACCGCTTACTTGAAAAAAGTTAA
- a CDS encoding sugar-binding transcriptional regulator, whose translation MRQLVQIQKRIVPDLIEEMQTRYDILHYVRLMQPIGRRTLATSLGLTERVLRREVDFLKEQGLLEVATQGMSLTDEGRIVLRSMHSVMAELAGISDMAKALKEKLGVRDVVIVPGDSDQTFWVQRDMGRATVARLKRELSSSVHNTIAVTGGTTMASVAAMMSPDKENRPMTFVPARGGLGETLELQANTVCSRMASRAQSDYHLLHIPDMVSKETFVKMVEEPSIKNVLQMIKDASIVVHGIGEAKTMAKRRRASVELLEQLEQEHAVAEAFGYYFDRDGKIVHRVKTVGLQLDDLKQVEHVIVVAGGHSKAEAINAYVKQSPDIILITDEGAATTILKG comes from the coding sequence ATTCGGCAGTTAGTACAGATCCAAAAACGAATCGTGCCTGATCTGATCGAAGAAATGCAGACACGTTACGACATACTTCATTATGTCCGGCTCATGCAGCCGATCGGTCGACGGACACTGGCGACAAGCCTTGGCTTGACGGAACGGGTGTTGCGTCGGGAAGTGGACTTCCTGAAAGAGCAAGGATTGCTCGAAGTGGCGACACAAGGAATGTCTTTGACAGATGAAGGGCGGATCGTCTTACGAAGTATGCACAGCGTGATGGCAGAACTGGCCGGAATTTCTGATATGGCGAAAGCCTTAAAGGAAAAACTGGGCGTCCGGGATGTCGTCATCGTACCAGGAGATTCGGATCAAACCTTCTGGGTGCAACGCGATATGGGACGCGCGACGGTCGCACGTTTGAAACGAGAACTTTCTTCATCTGTACACAACACGATTGCAGTCACAGGAGGTACGACGATGGCTTCCGTCGCGGCGATGATGTCGCCCGATAAGGAAAACCGTCCGATGACATTCGTGCCGGCACGTGGCGGCTTAGGTGAAACCCTTGAATTACAAGCGAATACGGTCTGTTCACGGATGGCATCTCGTGCACAAAGTGATTATCACTTACTGCACATTCCAGACATGGTCAGCAAGGAAACGTTTGTGAAGATGGTGGAAGAGCCAAGCATTAAAAATGTGTTACAAATGATTAAAGATGCCTCAATCGTGGTACATGGAATTGGTGAGGCAAAAACGATGGCAAAACGTCGTCGCGCTTCAGTCGAGTTACTGGAACAGCTTGAACAAGAACATGCGGTAGCAGAAGCATTTGGGTATTACTTCGATCGGGACGGAAAGATCGTGCATCGGGTGAAGACGGTTGGTCTTCAACTGGACGACTTAAAACAAGTCGAACACGTCATCGTCGTCGCCGGAGGACATTCCAAAGCGGAAGCCATCAACGCGTATGTCAAACAGTCCCCGGACATCATCCTGATTACGGATGAAGGGGCAGCAACAACGATTTTGAAAGGGTAG
- the gap gene encoding type I glyceraldehyde-3-phosphate dehydrogenase — translation MAVKVGINGFGRIGRLALRQILQFDGIEVVAINDLTDTKMLAHLLKYDTTQGRFDGEVEVHDGYFLVNGKEIKTLANRNPEELPWGELGVDIVLECTGFFTDKEKAELHLKAGAKKVVISAPATGDMKTVVFNTNHEILDGTETVISGASCTTNCLAPMAKVLQDNYGIVQGLMTTIHAYTGDQNTLDAPHPKGDFRRARAAAANIVPNSTGAAKAIGLVLPELQGKLDGAAQRVPVATGSLTELTTVLEKKVTVEEVNAAMKAAANESYGYTEDEIVSSDIVGISYGSLFDATQTKVVTVGDKQLVKTVAWYDNEMSYTSQLIRTLKHFAEIAK, via the coding sequence ATGGCAGTAAAAGTTGGTATTAATGGATTTGGACGTATCGGACGTTTGGCACTTCGTCAAATTCTTCAGTTTGACGGAATCGAAGTAGTCGCAATCAATGACCTTACAGACACTAAAATGCTTGCACACCTCTTGAAATATGATACGACTCAAGGTCGTTTCGACGGCGAAGTTGAAGTACACGATGGTTACTTCCTCGTCAACGGTAAAGAAATCAAGACACTTGCTAACCGCAACCCAGAAGAACTCCCATGGGGCGAGCTCGGTGTTGACATCGTTCTCGAATGTACTGGTTTCTTCACAGACAAAGAAAAAGCTGAGCTTCACTTGAAAGCTGGAGCTAAAAAAGTCGTTATCTCAGCACCTGCTACTGGCGACATGAAAACAGTTGTCTTCAACACGAACCACGAAATTCTTGACGGAACTGAAACAGTTATCTCTGGTGCTTCATGTACTACGAACTGTCTCGCGCCAATGGCAAAAGTTCTTCAAGATAACTACGGAATCGTTCAAGGTCTCATGACAACGATCCATGCTTACACTGGCGACCAAAACACACTCGACGCTCCACACCCTAAAGGTGACTTCCGTCGTGCACGTGCAGCGGCAGCTAACATCGTTCCTAACTCAACTGGTGCTGCTAAAGCAATCGGTCTTGTTCTTCCAGAACTTCAAGGTAAACTTGATGGCGCAGCACAACGTGTACCAGTTGCTACAGGTTCACTCACTGAGCTCACAACAGTTCTCGAGAAGAAAGTAACAGTTGAAGAAGTTAACGCAGCAATGAAAGCAGCAGCTAACGAATCTTACGGTTACACTGAAGACGAAATCGTTTCTTCTGACATCGTTGGTATCTCTTACGGATCACTCTTCGATGCAACACAAACGAAAGTCGTTACAGTCGGCGACAAACAACTCGTTAAAACAGTTGCTTGGTACGACAACGAAATGTCTTACACTAGCCAGCTCATTCGCACACTCAAACACTTCGCAGAAATCGCTAAGTAA
- a CDS encoding phosphoglycerate kinase, translated as MNKKSIRDIDVKGKRVFTRVDFNVPLEDGKITDDTRIRAALPTIKHLVDGGAKVILASHMGRPKGEKNPEFSLAPVVARLSELLGKDIKLVEEAYGPVAEEAVSKLEEGDVIVLENVRFYPGETKNDPELAEGFAKLADVFVNDAFGAAHRAHASTEGIAHHVETAVAGLLIEKELQVLGKALSNPERPFTAIIGGSKVADKIGVIDHLLDIVDTLIIGGGLSYTFLKAQGYEVGTSLLEVDKIEQAKEFMKKAEDKGVKFLMPVDCVITKEFGEETYVGPRDIDSIPADHMSLDIGPKTVELYAEAIKASKLVVWNGPMGVFELDKYANGTKGVAQALADSDAYSIIGGGDSAAAAEKFGLADKMSHISTGGGASLEFMEGKALPGVEALNDK; from the coding sequence ATGAATAAGAAATCAATTCGCGATATCGATGTAAAAGGAAAACGCGTGTTTACACGTGTGGACTTCAACGTACCGCTAGAAGACGGCAAAATCACAGATGATACACGCATCCGTGCTGCCCTTCCGACAATCAAACACTTGGTTGACGGTGGAGCGAAAGTCATCCTCGCAAGCCACATGGGACGTCCAAAAGGCGAGAAGAACCCTGAATTCTCACTTGCACCAGTCGTAGCACGCCTCAGCGAACTGCTTGGTAAAGACATCAAGCTCGTTGAAGAAGCATACGGTCCGGTCGCTGAAGAAGCGGTCAGCAAGCTTGAAGAAGGCGATGTCATCGTTCTTGAAAATGTTCGTTTCTACCCAGGTGAAACGAAAAATGATCCTGAACTCGCAGAAGGTTTTGCGAAACTTGCAGACGTTTTCGTCAACGACGCATTTGGTGCAGCTCACCGTGCGCACGCTTCTACAGAAGGAATCGCCCATCATGTCGAGACTGCTGTAGCAGGATTGTTGATCGAAAAAGAACTTCAAGTTCTCGGTAAAGCACTCTCGAATCCAGAACGTCCGTTTACAGCGATCATCGGTGGTTCGAAAGTCGCGGATAAAATCGGCGTCATCGATCACTTGCTTGATATCGTCGACACGTTGATCATCGGTGGAGGATTATCTTATACATTCCTCAAAGCTCAAGGTTATGAAGTCGGTACGTCACTTCTTGAAGTCGACAAAATCGAACAGGCGAAGGAATTCATGAAAAAAGCAGAAGACAAAGGCGTGAAATTCTTGATGCCGGTTGACTGTGTCATCACGAAGGAATTCGGCGAAGAAACATATGTTGGACCACGCGACATCGACAGTATCCCAGCGGATCACATGTCACTCGATATCGGTCCAAAAACGGTAGAACTGTATGCAGAAGCAATCAAGGCTTCGAAACTCGTCGTCTGGAACGGACCAATGGGTGTGTTCGAACTTGATAAATATGCAAATGGAACAAAAGGTGTCGCTCAAGCATTAGCTGACAGCGATGCATACTCGATCATCGGTGGTGGAGATTCTGCTGCAGCGGCTGAGAAGTTTGGTCTTGCAGATAAAATGAGTCACATTTCAACAGGTGGCGGCGCAAGCCTCGAGTTCATGGAAGGAAAAGCTCTTCCAGGTGTCGAAGCGCTTAACGACAAGTAA
- the tpiA gene encoding triose-phosphate isomerase, which translates to MRKPIIAGNWKMNLTLKDAVAFAEEVKGTVPASSKVDAAVCAPSVFLAHLTEATAGTDLKIGAQNMYDQESGAFTGEISPVMLKELGVTYVVLGHSERREYFGETDAFINSKTKKAFEHGIVPIVCVGETLEEREGGKFESVIREQTTNSLKGLTVDQVKNLVVAYEPVWAIGTGKSATEQDAQDSCKFVRDVIAAEFGTEAAEAVRIQYGGSVKPDNIKEYMAQPDIDGALVGGASLETGSFLKLLEAI; encoded by the coding sequence ATGCGTAAACCAATTATCGCAGGTAACTGGAAAATGAATCTTACCCTCAAGGATGCTGTGGCATTCGCTGAGGAAGTCAAAGGAACTGTACCCGCTTCTTCGAAAGTCGACGCGGCTGTCTGTGCACCGTCTGTATTCCTTGCACACTTGACAGAAGCGACAGCTGGAACGGACCTGAAAATCGGCGCTCAAAACATGTACGACCAAGAGAGCGGCGCATTCACAGGTGAAATCAGCCCAGTGATGCTCAAAGAACTTGGCGTAACATACGTCGTCCTCGGTCACTCAGAACGTCGTGAGTATTTCGGAGAAACTGATGCGTTCATCAACAGCAAAACGAAAAAGGCATTCGAGCATGGTATCGTGCCAATCGTTTGTGTCGGTGAAACACTCGAAGAACGCGAAGGCGGAAAATTCGAATCAGTCATCCGTGAACAAACAACGAACAGCTTGAAAGGCTTAACAGTTGATCAAGTCAAAAACCTTGTTGTCGCGTATGAGCCTGTCTGGGCAATCGGAACAGGAAAATCAGCAACAGAACAAGATGCACAAGATTCTTGTAAATTCGTTCGCGATGTCATCGCAGCTGAATTCGGTACGGAAGCTGCAGAAGCAGTCCGCATCCAGTACGGCGGCAGTGTCAAACCGGACAATATCAAAGAATACATGGCTCAACCTGACATCGACGGTGCTTTAGTTGGTGGCGCAAGTCTTGAGACAGGATCGTTCCTCAAACTGTTGGAGGCGATTTAA
- the gpmI gene encoding 2,3-bisphosphoglycerate-independent phosphoglycerate mutase, which produces MKKRPVALIILDGFGMRDEEFGNAVTAANKPNFDRYWGQYPHTLLNAQGEYVGLPEGQMGNSEVGHLNIGAGRVVYQSLSRINNAIKDRSFFSRQAMNDAAGHVKKYGSALHIFGLVSDGGIHSHINHLYAVLEFAKLHEIEKVYLHAFTDGRDCDPKSGAGFLRDAQAKMDELNVGQFASVSGRYYAMDRDNRWERVKKVYDVITFADGPTTKDPIAMVEASYKTDVTDEFIEPTVVVQEDGTPVAPIHDNDAIMFFNYRPDRAIQLAKTYKEKTGFTGFELPDNAPKNLLLVSMTKYSDAIDTDIVFPPEDIKNTLGETLSKQGLNQLRIAETEKYPHVTFFFNGQREEPYEGEDRILIPSPKVATYDLKPEMSVYEVTEALVDAINSDKHDAIILNFANPDMVGHSGMLEPTKKAIEAVDKCLGQVVDLIISKGGAAIITADHGNADKVLNADGSKMTAHTTEPVPCIVTVEDVELLEPLTGVLADLAPTVLDLLGADQPAEMTGKSIVLKK; this is translated from the coding sequence ATGAAAAAACGTCCAGTCGCACTGATCATCCTTGATGGTTTCGGTATGCGTGACGAGGAGTTCGGAAATGCTGTCACGGCAGCAAACAAACCGAACTTCGACCGTTACTGGGGACAGTACCCACATACCCTGTTGAATGCGCAAGGAGAATACGTTGGTTTGCCTGAAGGACAAATGGGGAACTCAGAAGTGGGTCATTTGAATATCGGTGCAGGTCGCGTCGTCTATCAATCGCTATCCCGAATCAACAATGCCATTAAGGATCGCTCGTTCTTCTCGCGTCAAGCGATGAACGATGCGGCAGGTCACGTGAAGAAATACGGTTCAGCCCTTCATATCTTCGGTCTGGTCTCTGACGGTGGGATCCACAGTCACATCAACCACTTGTACGCGGTGCTTGAATTCGCGAAACTTCACGAAATCGAAAAAGTCTATCTCCATGCCTTCACGGATGGCCGCGATTGTGATCCAAAATCAGGAGCCGGTTTCCTCCGTGATGCACAAGCGAAGATGGACGAGTTAAACGTCGGTCAATTCGCAAGTGTCTCTGGTCGTTATTATGCGATGGACCGCGACAACCGCTGGGAACGCGTCAAGAAAGTTTATGACGTCATCACGTTCGCAGACGGTCCGACAACAAAAGACCCAATCGCGATGGTCGAAGCTTCGTACAAAACAGATGTCACAGATGAGTTCATTGAACCAACGGTAGTCGTGCAGGAAGACGGTACTCCAGTAGCACCGATCCACGATAACGATGCGATCATGTTCTTCAACTATCGTCCGGACCGTGCGATTCAGCTCGCCAAGACGTACAAAGAAAAAACAGGCTTCACCGGTTTTGAATTGCCGGACAACGCACCGAAGAACCTGCTGCTCGTCTCTATGACGAAGTACTCGGATGCGATTGATACGGACATCGTCTTCCCACCGGAAGACATCAAAAACACGCTCGGTGAAACGTTATCGAAACAAGGCCTTAATCAATTACGGATTGCGGAAACTGAAAAGTACCCGCACGTCACGTTCTTCTTTAACGGTCAACGTGAAGAGCCGTACGAAGGAGAAGATCGGATTCTGATCCCATCTCCAAAAGTCGCGACATACGACTTGAAACCGGAAATGAGTGTCTATGAAGTCACAGAAGCACTCGTTGACGCAATCAACTCGGACAAACATGACGCGATCATCCTCAACTTCGCCAATCCCGATATGGTCGGTCACTCGGGTATGCTCGAGCCGACGAAGAAGGCAATCGAAGCGGTGGATAAATGTCTGGGTCAAGTCGTTGACTTGATCATCAGCAAAGGTGGCGCAGCCATCATCACAGCCGACCACGGAAACGCGGACAAAGTCCTCAATGCCGATGGCAGCAAGATGACGGCGCACACGACAGAACCTGTTCCATGTATCGTCACGGTCGAGGACGTCGAACTCCTTGAGCCATTGACTGGCGTACTGGCAGACTTGGCACCAACTGTTCTCGATTTACTCGGAGCAGATCAACCGGCAGAAATGACCGGGAAATCGATTGTATTAAAGAAATAA
- the eno gene encoding phosphopyruvate hydratase, with protein MSMITEIYAREILDSRGNPTVEVEVYTEDGGFGRALVPSGASTGEHEAVELRDGDKSRYLGKGVLKAVDNVNEKIAPEIIGYDVFDQAGIDKKMIDLDGTKNKGNFGANAILGVSMAAARAAADELGLPLYTYLGGFNAKTLPTPMMNIINGGSHADNNVDFQEFMIMPVGAPTFKEALRMGAEIFHALKSVLSGMGLNTAVGDEGGFAPNLKSNEEAITVILEAIEKAGYKAGEDVYLAMDVASSEFYDKAAGTYNLAGEGKVLTTAELVEFYAQLVDKYPIISIEDGCDENDWDGHKLLTDRIGHKVQLVGDDLFVTNTEKLAEGIEKGIANSILIKVNQIGTLTETFDAIEMAKKAGYTAVVSHRSGETEDSTIADIAVATNAGQIKTGSLSRTDRIAKYNQLLRIEDMLSDVAVYDGIKSFYNLKK; from the coding sequence ATGTCAATGATTACAGAGATTTATGCACGCGAGATTCTTGATTCACGCGGTAACCCAACAGTAGAAGTAGAAGTATATACAGAAGACGGCGGTTTCGGTCGCGCACTCGTCCCATCAGGCGCATCAACTGGTGAGCACGAAGCAGTTGAGCTTCGCGATGGCGACAAATCACGTTACCTCGGTAAAGGTGTCTTAAAAGCTGTTGACAACGTCAACGAAAAAATCGCACCTGAAATCATCGGCTACGATGTCTTCGACCAAGCAGGAATCGACAAAAAGATGATCGACCTCGACGGTACGAAAAACAAAGGTAACTTCGGCGCTAACGCGATCCTTGGTGTTTCTATGGCTGCTGCACGTGCTGCTGCAGATGAGCTTGGTCTTCCACTTTACACGTACCTCGGTGGATTCAACGCGAAAACATTGCCAACTCCAATGATGAACATCATCAACGGTGGATCACACGCTGACAACAACGTTGATTTCCAAGAGTTCATGATCATGCCTGTTGGAGCTCCAACATTCAAAGAAGCACTTCGTATGGGTGCTGAAATCTTCCACGCGTTGAAATCAGTTCTTAGCGGAATGGGTCTTAACACAGCAGTTGGTGACGAGGGTGGATTCGCTCCAAACTTGAAATCAAACGAAGAAGCAATCACAGTTATCCTTGAAGCAATCGAAAAAGCTGGCTACAAAGCAGGCGAAGATGTTTACCTTGCAATGGACGTCGCTTCTTCTGAGTTCTACGACAAAGCAGCTGGAACATACAACCTCGCTGGCGAAGGCAAAGTCCTCACAACAGCTGAGCTTGTTGAATTCTACGCACAACTCGTTGACAAATACCCAATCATCTCAATCGAAGATGGCTGTGACGAAAACGACTGGGATGGTCACAAACTCCTTACAGATCGTATCGGACACAAAGTCCAACTCGTTGGTGATGACTTGTTCGTAACGAACACAGAGAAACTTGCTGAAGGTATCGAAAAAGGCATCGCTAACTCGATCCTCATCAAAGTTAACCAAATCGGTACGTTGACTGAAACATTCGACGCAATCGAAATGGCGAAAAAAGCTGGTTACACAGCAGTCGTTTCTCACCGTTCTGGTGAAACAGAAGATTCAACAATCGCTGACATCGCTGTTGCGACAAACGCTGGTCAAATCAAAACTGGTTCACTTTCACGTACAGACCGTATCGCGAAATACAACCAACTTCTCCGCATCGAAGACATGCTTTCAGACGTTGCTGTCTACGACGGAATCAAATCATTCTACAACCTCAAGAAGTAA
- a CDS encoding acyl-ACP desaturase, translating into MLNSDLDIRLEPRIKELYRLHKERSANIDWSYHEFIPWDKAMSFKRVPWEESQVTLPEGVIVAVETALLTEVNLPWYTSHLDYTFKNSMEVINDFVRTWTAEEDQHSSLLETYLLVTRNVNPTRLHQLRRRVVESGWFPDFTNPLATMAYTSLQELATLVFYNNVARVAGAHDKDLATLLRRLAKDEALHYAFYRDTVKAHLELDPNFIVFFEDVIINFSMPGAIMPDFTERMKTIAIDTNYGPLQYFDQVLDVVVKYWDIENLQPTSEEAKQSQANIMKYHGRLKRIKDRQSAKNKIDA; encoded by the coding sequence ATGTTAAATTCAGATTTAGATATACGCTTAGAGCCACGCATTAAAGAATTGTATCGCTTACATAAGGAGCGTTCAGCCAATATTGATTGGAGCTATCACGAATTCATTCCATGGGACAAGGCGATGTCGTTCAAACGCGTTCCTTGGGAAGAGAGTCAAGTCACGCTTCCGGAAGGTGTCATCGTTGCCGTAGAAACCGCATTACTGACAGAAGTGAACTTACCTTGGTATACGTCACATTTGGATTACACGTTTAAAAACTCGATGGAAGTCATCAATGATTTCGTCCGCACGTGGACTGCTGAAGAAGACCAGCACTCAAGCTTACTCGAAACGTATTTACTCGTGACACGAAACGTCAATCCGACACGACTGCATCAATTAAGAAGACGCGTCGTTGAAAGCGGCTGGTTCCCGGACTTCACGAATCCTTTAGCAACCATGGCCTATACGTCGTTGCAAGAGCTTGCGACACTCGTTTTCTATAACAATGTAGCGAGAGTGGCAGGAGCGCATGACAAAGACTTGGCGACACTGCTCCGCCGTTTGGCAAAAGATGAAGCCCTTCATTATGCGTTCTACCGCGACACGGTGAAAGCGCACCTTGAACTCGATCCAAACTTCATCGTGTTCTTTGAAGATGTCATCATCAATTTCTCGATGCCGGGTGCGATCATGCCGGACTTTACCGAGCGTATGAAGACCATTGCGATTGATACAAATTACGGACCCCTCCAATACTTTGACCAGGTATTAGATGTCGTCGTGAAATACTGGGATATTGAGAACTTGCAACCTACGAGCGAAGAGGCCAAACAATCACAAGCGAACATCATGAAATATCACGGGCGTTTGAAACGAATCAAGGATCGCCAATCAGCAAAAAATAAGATCGATGCATGA